In a single window of the Drosophila albomicans strain 15112-1751.03 chromosome 3, ASM965048v2, whole genome shotgun sequence genome:
- the LOC117567182 gene encoding fatty acid CoA ligase Acsl3 isoform X1: MFIEDDAQMDSFWVQSALGAIRAIAFVYDIITLPVYLVLQAPWKRRQESRRVKAKIIKSDDTELTYRTTEPPRDVHVKMLQENIDTLEKVFNYVAKTHSTKRCLGTRQILSEEDETQPNGRVFKKYNMGDYKWKNFIEAERMAASFGRGLRELGQAPRQNIVIFAETRAEWMIAAHGCFKQAMPIVTVYATLGDDGVAHCISETEVTTVITSHDLLPKFKTLLAQCPNVNTIIYMEDQLHKTDTTGFKEGVKVLPFAQVVKIGNESKFENVPPDGEDIAIIMYTSGSTGTPKGVLLSHKNCIATMKGFCDMVTIYPEDVLIGFLPLAHVFELVAESVCLMTGVSIGYSTPLTLIDTSSKIKRGCKGDASVLRPTCMTSVPLILDRISKGINDKVNSGSAFRKALFKFLYQYKVKWIQRGYQTPLIDKLVFKKVAKLMGGKVRIIMSGGAPLSSDTHEQIKTCLCVDLIQGYGLTETTSGATVMDSRDMTYGRTGGPLTVCDIRLVNWEEGNYRVTNKPYPQGEVLIGGECVSKGYYKLPGKTGEDFFEEDGRRWFKTGDIGEVQTDGVLKIIDRKKDLVKLQAGEYVSLGKVESELKTCGIIENICVYGDPTKQFTVALVVPNQKGLEELAERHGLKNKSFEELCSSPIMEKAILKEISDHSRKCKLQKHEVPAAITLCKEVWSPDMGLVTAAFKLKRKDIQDKYQHDINRMYAS, from the exons aatGGATAGCTTCTGGGTGCAGAGTGCACTGGGCGCCATCAGGGCAATTGCATTTGTCTATGATATTATCACGCTGCCGGTCTATTTGGTATTACAGGCGCCATGGAAACGTCGACAGGAATCGCGGCGAGTCAAG GCAAAGATCATCAAGAGCGATGACACTGAACTAACGTATCGCACCACGGAGCCGCCACGGGATGTGCACGTGAAGATGCTGCAGGAGAACATCGATACGCTGGAGAAGGTCTTCAACTATGTGGCCAAAACGCATTCGACCAAGCGTTGTTTGGGCACACGTCAGATACTGAGCGAGGAGGATGAGACGCAACCCAATGGACGTGTCTTCAAGAAGTACAACATGGGTGACTACAAGTGGAAGAACTTCATTGAGGCGGAGCGCATGGCGGCCAGCTTTGGACGTGGTCTTCGCGAGCTCGGCCAGGCGCCGCGCCAGAACATTGTCATCTTTGCCGAGACACGCGCCGAATGGATGATTGCGGCCCACGGTTGCTTCAAGCAAGCCATGCCCATTGTCACTGTTTATGCTACGCTCGGCGATGATGGCGTTGCCCACT GCATCAGCGAAACGGAAGTCACCACTGTCATTACCTCACACGATCTGTTGCCCAAATTCAAGACGCTGCTCGCTCAATGCCCCAATGTCAACACTATTATCTACATGGAGGATCAGCTGCACAAGACCGACACCACTGGCTTCAAGGAAGGCGTCAAGGTTCTGCCTTTCGCTCAAGTTGTTAAGATCGGAAACGAAAGCAAATTCG AGAATGTGCCCCCAGATGGTGAGGATATTGCCATCATCATGTACACTTCCGGCTCGACGGGCACACCAAAGGGAGTTCTGCTGTCGCATAAGAATTGCATTGCCACCATGAAGGGTTTCTGCGATATGGTCACCATTTATCCCGAAGATGTTTTGATCGGTTTCCTTCCACTTGCGCATGTCTTTGAGCTGGTAGCTGAGAGTGTTTGCTTGATGACAGGCGTTTCCATTGGCTATTCGACTCCATTGACTCTGATCGATACGAGTAGCAAAATTAAGCGTGGCTGCAAGGGCGATGCATCTGTGTTAAGGCCCACATGCATGACATCCGTACCATTGATTCTCGATCGCATCTCCAAGGGCATCAACGACAAGGTCAACTCCGGTTCAGCATTCAGAAAGGCGCTCTTCAAATTCCTTTACCAGTACAAAGTCAAGTGGATACAACGCGGCTATCAGACACCATTGATTGACAA ATTGGTCTTCAAGAAAGTGGCCAAGCTGATGGGCGGCAAGGTGCGCATCATTATGTCCGGCGGAGCGCCGCTTTCGTCCGACACACACGAGCAGATCAAGACGTGCCTGTGCGTGGACTTGATCCAGGGCTATGGTCTGACTGAGACCACCTCGGGCGCCACTGTAATGGACA GTCGTGATATGACTTATGGACGCACTGGCGGACCGTTGACCGTTTGCGATATTCGCCTGGTGAATTGGGAGGAGGGCAACTATCGTGTTACCAACAAGCCCTATCCACAGGGTGAAGTGCTTATCGGTGGCGAATGCGTGTCCAAGGGCTATTATAAGCTGCCTGGCAAGACTGGCGAGGACTTCTTTGAAGAGGACGGACGCCGTTGGTTCAAAACTGGCGACATTGGAGAAGTGCAAACCGATGGCGTACTTAAGATTATTG ATCGTAAGAAGGATCTGGTTAAGCTGCAGGCTGGTGAATACGTTTCCCTGGGCAAAGTCGAGTCGGAACTGAAGACCTGTGGCATTATTGAGAACATTTGCGTATATGGCGATCCAACAAAGCAATTCACTGTCGCGCTGGTCGTGCCGAATCAAAAGGGTCTCGAGGAGTTGGCCGAACGTCATGGACTAAAGAACAAATCTTTCGAAGAGCTGTGCTCATCGCCCATCATGGAGAAGGCCATACTCAAGGAAATTAGCGATCATTCGAGAAAAT GTAAATTGCAAAAGCATGAGGTGCCCGCAGCTATTACGCTGTGCAAGGAGGTGTGGTCACCAGATATGGGTCTGGTTACGGCTGCATTCAAACTGAAGCGCAAGGACATCCAGGATAAATATCAGCATGACATTAATCGCATGTACGCCTCATGA
- the LOC117567182 gene encoding fatty acid CoA ligase Acsl3 isoform X2, translating into MDSFWVQSALGAIRAIAFVYDIITLPVYLVLQAPWKRRQESRRVKAKIIKSDDTELTYRTTEPPRDVHVKMLQENIDTLEKVFNYVAKTHSTKRCLGTRQILSEEDETQPNGRVFKKYNMGDYKWKNFIEAERMAASFGRGLRELGQAPRQNIVIFAETRAEWMIAAHGCFKQAMPIVTVYATLGDDGVAHCISETEVTTVITSHDLLPKFKTLLAQCPNVNTIIYMEDQLHKTDTTGFKEGVKVLPFAQVVKIGNESKFENVPPDGEDIAIIMYTSGSTGTPKGVLLSHKNCIATMKGFCDMVTIYPEDVLIGFLPLAHVFELVAESVCLMTGVSIGYSTPLTLIDTSSKIKRGCKGDASVLRPTCMTSVPLILDRISKGINDKVNSGSAFRKALFKFLYQYKVKWIQRGYQTPLIDKLVFKKVAKLMGGKVRIIMSGGAPLSSDTHEQIKTCLCVDLIQGYGLTETTSGATVMDSRDMTYGRTGGPLTVCDIRLVNWEEGNYRVTNKPYPQGEVLIGGECVSKGYYKLPGKTGEDFFEEDGRRWFKTGDIGEVQTDGVLKIIDRKKDLVKLQAGEYVSLGKVESELKTCGIIENICVYGDPTKQFTVALVVPNQKGLEELAERHGLKNKSFEELCSSPIMEKAILKEISDHSRKCKLQKHEVPAAITLCKEVWSPDMGLVTAAFKLKRKDIQDKYQHDINRMYAS; encoded by the exons atGGATAGCTTCTGGGTGCAGAGTGCACTGGGCGCCATCAGGGCAATTGCATTTGTCTATGATATTATCACGCTGCCGGTCTATTTGGTATTACAGGCGCCATGGAAACGTCGACAGGAATCGCGGCGAGTCAAG GCAAAGATCATCAAGAGCGATGACACTGAACTAACGTATCGCACCACGGAGCCGCCACGGGATGTGCACGTGAAGATGCTGCAGGAGAACATCGATACGCTGGAGAAGGTCTTCAACTATGTGGCCAAAACGCATTCGACCAAGCGTTGTTTGGGCACACGTCAGATACTGAGCGAGGAGGATGAGACGCAACCCAATGGACGTGTCTTCAAGAAGTACAACATGGGTGACTACAAGTGGAAGAACTTCATTGAGGCGGAGCGCATGGCGGCCAGCTTTGGACGTGGTCTTCGCGAGCTCGGCCAGGCGCCGCGCCAGAACATTGTCATCTTTGCCGAGACACGCGCCGAATGGATGATTGCGGCCCACGGTTGCTTCAAGCAAGCCATGCCCATTGTCACTGTTTATGCTACGCTCGGCGATGATGGCGTTGCCCACT GCATCAGCGAAACGGAAGTCACCACTGTCATTACCTCACACGATCTGTTGCCCAAATTCAAGACGCTGCTCGCTCAATGCCCCAATGTCAACACTATTATCTACATGGAGGATCAGCTGCACAAGACCGACACCACTGGCTTCAAGGAAGGCGTCAAGGTTCTGCCTTTCGCTCAAGTTGTTAAGATCGGAAACGAAAGCAAATTCG AGAATGTGCCCCCAGATGGTGAGGATATTGCCATCATCATGTACACTTCCGGCTCGACGGGCACACCAAAGGGAGTTCTGCTGTCGCATAAGAATTGCATTGCCACCATGAAGGGTTTCTGCGATATGGTCACCATTTATCCCGAAGATGTTTTGATCGGTTTCCTTCCACTTGCGCATGTCTTTGAGCTGGTAGCTGAGAGTGTTTGCTTGATGACAGGCGTTTCCATTGGCTATTCGACTCCATTGACTCTGATCGATACGAGTAGCAAAATTAAGCGTGGCTGCAAGGGCGATGCATCTGTGTTAAGGCCCACATGCATGACATCCGTACCATTGATTCTCGATCGCATCTCCAAGGGCATCAACGACAAGGTCAACTCCGGTTCAGCATTCAGAAAGGCGCTCTTCAAATTCCTTTACCAGTACAAAGTCAAGTGGATACAACGCGGCTATCAGACACCATTGATTGACAA ATTGGTCTTCAAGAAAGTGGCCAAGCTGATGGGCGGCAAGGTGCGCATCATTATGTCCGGCGGAGCGCCGCTTTCGTCCGACACACACGAGCAGATCAAGACGTGCCTGTGCGTGGACTTGATCCAGGGCTATGGTCTGACTGAGACCACCTCGGGCGCCACTGTAATGGACA GTCGTGATATGACTTATGGACGCACTGGCGGACCGTTGACCGTTTGCGATATTCGCCTGGTGAATTGGGAGGAGGGCAACTATCGTGTTACCAACAAGCCCTATCCACAGGGTGAAGTGCTTATCGGTGGCGAATGCGTGTCCAAGGGCTATTATAAGCTGCCTGGCAAGACTGGCGAGGACTTCTTTGAAGAGGACGGACGCCGTTGGTTCAAAACTGGCGACATTGGAGAAGTGCAAACCGATGGCGTACTTAAGATTATTG ATCGTAAGAAGGATCTGGTTAAGCTGCAGGCTGGTGAATACGTTTCCCTGGGCAAAGTCGAGTCGGAACTGAAGACCTGTGGCATTATTGAGAACATTTGCGTATATGGCGATCCAACAAAGCAATTCACTGTCGCGCTGGTCGTGCCGAATCAAAAGGGTCTCGAGGAGTTGGCCGAACGTCATGGACTAAAGAACAAATCTTTCGAAGAGCTGTGCTCATCGCCCATCATGGAGAAGGCCATACTCAAGGAAATTAGCGATCATTCGAGAAAAT GTAAATTGCAAAAGCATGAGGTGCCCGCAGCTATTACGCTGTGCAAGGAGGTGTGGTCACCAGATATGGGTCTGGTTACGGCTGCATTCAAACTGAAGCGCAAGGACATCCAGGATAAATATCAGCATGACATTAATCGCATGTACGCCTCATGA
- the LOC117571598 gene encoding mitochondrial sodium/calcium exchanger protein-like yields MVEKNDLELSFEKHKDELSCSNVMKIPYEMRCNFIKTTKNCDKFLGVTNYLKFVECSKKDTSRIDEILSCCGLAVLFFYLVLFVAIVADRFYSPALKATAKKMHMSEHLAGVTLLAVGNSTSDFLGQMQSTHIDQVFTYMMANAILVTLISGGLVCYLWPTQLPKYETVRTLLFFMLGAVSVEYMYTTDSSISVIECSLIIFLYIVYLIIEIIEGYIEKVADRGIVILESRMQYSHAPRSPRSTSIRRSSTSFSSKEKERNTINTQATRMVDYRVANPKNELLLEGFVETIQPIEEEYWRNSGYAVRVALLILAPLVFFCKLLMPIVNLESRRHGWSKLLNCIQIVITPLFVTGVVSMRFSLVMCFQLLITVPVALAVFKNSRTDLPPPYHFGFVILSYVGSILLLYICTNEMNEILNVVGLVFGLSAEFIASTISCWGSSMCTIVINCVLAQHGYGAMAIAASYAGPYFSFIMAMGFVPAYRHVLGTYSGSANGFYLVAYVFLIISLSSSLIWSLLFNFYGRRSVGIYNFIIYMLYIIYCALCEMELIHSYALDSEIKIV; encoded by the exons atggtTGAAAAAAACGACCTGGAATTGTCCTTCGAGAAGCACAAGGATGAG TTGAGTTGTTCCAATGTGATGAAAATACCCTATGAGATGCGTTGCAACTTTATAAAGACAACGAAAAATTGTGACAAATTTTTGGGTGTTACAAATTACCTCAAGTTTGTCGAGTGTAGTAAAAAGGATACCTCGCGTATTGATGAAATATTATCCTGTTGTGGACTGGCCGTTCTTTTCTTCTACTTGGTGCTGTtcgttgccattgttgccgATCGATT TTACAGTCCTGCTCTGAAGGCAACAGCGAAGAAAATGCATATGAGCGAGCATTTGGCTGGTGTAACCTTGCTGGCCGTTGGCAACAGTACCTCTGACTTTTTGGGTCAAATGCAGAGCACACATATAGATCAGGTATTCACGTATATGATGGCGAATGCCATACTCGTCACACTCATCTCTGGCGGACTCGTTTGCTATCTGTGGCCCACCCAGCTGCCCAAGTATGAGACTGTTCGGACTCTTCTATTTTTTATGCTGGGCGCCGTTTCTGTGGAGTATATGTACACAACAGATTCCAGTATATCGGTGATCGAATGCTCTT tgattatctttttatatattgtctATTTGATTATCGAAATTATCGAGGGATATATTGAAAAAGTTGCTGACCGTGGCATTGTCATCCTGGAGTCGAGGATGCAATATTCACATGCTCCTCGATCCCCAAGATCGACATCCATTCGTCGCTCCTCCACATCGTTCAGTTCCAAGGAAAAGGAACGCAACACCATCAACACTCAGGCCACACGAATGGTGGACTATCGCGTGGCAAATCCAAAGAACGAACTGCTCCTCGAAGGCTTCGTAGAGACTATACAGCCTATCGAAGAAGAGTATTGGCGCAATTCTGGATATGCCGTACGCGTTGCTCTGCTCATACTTGCCCCCTTGGTGTTCTTTTGCAAGTTGCTGATGCCGATTGTGAATTTGGAGAGCAGACGCCACGGCTGGTCAAAGCTGCTCAACTGCATCCAAATCGTAATCACGCCGCTGTTTGTCACCGGTGTGG TGTCAATGAGATTTTCACTCGTAATGTGCTTTCAACTTTTAATAACCGTTCCGGTTGCTTTGGCTGTATTCAAAAACTCCCGCACGGATTTGCCACCGCCTTATCACTTT GGTTTCGTCATCCTTAGCTACGTCGGATCCATTCTGTTGCTCTACATTTGCACTAacgaaatgaatgaaatattgaaTGTGGTTGGACTAGTTTTCGGATTGTCGGCTGAATTCATTGCCTCTACCATCAGTTGTTGGGGCTCCTCGATGTGTACGATTGTCATCAACTGTGTTCTCGCTCAGCATGGCTACGGTGCCATGGCCATTGCCGCCAGTTACGCTGGTCCCTATTTCA GTTTTATTATGGCCATGGGATTCGTACCCGCTTATCGGCATGTTTTGGGCACTTACAGTGGCTCGGCTAACGGCTTTTATCTGGTTGCTTATGTCTTTCTTATTATCTCTCTATCAAGCTCCTTGATTTGGTCATTGCTATTCAATTTCTATGGACGTCGCTCGGTTGGTATCTACAACTTTATAATCTACATGCTGtacattatttattgtgcTCTATGCGAAATGGAACTAATACATTCTTATGCTCTGGACTCTGAAATCAAAATTGTCTAA